From Schizosaccharomyces pombe strain 972h- genome assembly, chromosome: II, the proteins below share one genomic window:
- the bch1 gene encoding ChAPs family protein: MSDSFFKDIPEFLETRVNESLDARSKSIAQFKELGPPDQVNTIKVNAKNPSKEVGTYHFVSGVDASSSASLAAYLNTLSYSLDKSQQWFGKGNAWRVSHGVYCCYNVFSQVDVRVEAKIPGGVDTYAIDENGQKHIVDARMWTEAYMSEVLRSLLYSDDTNSRFAGHRRFNPIPNPDAELRFFEAAEQLFTLGYTLGSSSEVRVPTHVNNHLVRGIFAYLKQTCRYSAALNLFEKLRVSIPEVSVLLAELYLLMDHEVHAVRILHDSLLKQRMSASLLIVQVKFLISKERYDLALICAKRAVHASPSEFATWACLADVYLHLEDFKSALLALNSCPMYTYYERDAYPLPPSARAHLPFPVNFPKEELEVENNAQNGYTVSTEITDPYLARLPSPSLRGTFAKAYEMLTLICAKIGWDELLRVRSAVFVMEEEYRSLNDITEGNASPDQNEVAEESVAEEVVGLDKPETSVGSLPKNATVQSKRLCERWLDNLFMVLYEDLRVFTIWRAEYTHFKSQGLAYRKAPAEWEILGEVAFRLHHRVEAVEAFCACLESMFSFKAWKTLLIIYSEDNNIELVLTAIAKLTLYNYRWYQEYSPFLLEQMKNRIMQDGALKMKSILASTRLDPYILNLIHKLYFEWAIAFQIPGHEL; the protein is encoded by the exons ATGAGTGATTCATTCTTTAAGGATATACCAGA GTTTTTAGAAACTCGTGTAAACGAGTCATTAGATGCGCGTTCTAAATCCATCGCACAATTTAAAGAACTCGGGCCTCCTGATCAGGTCAATACTATAAAAgttaatgcaaaaaatccATCAAAAGAG GTTGGAACTTATCACTTTGTATCTGGAGTTGATGCTTCTTCCTCAGCTTCACTAGCGGCATATTTAAATACGCTTTCCTATTCTCTTGATAAAAGTCAACAATGGTTTGGGAAGGGAAACGCTTGGCGTGTTAGTCACGGAGTTTACTGTTGCTACAATGTCTTCTCTCAAGTTGATGTTCGTGTGGAAGCTAAAATTCCTGGAGGTGTTGACACATATGCTATTGATGAGAATGGGCAAAAGCATATTGTCGATGCTCGTATGTGGACAGAAGCATATATGTCTGAAGTCCTTCGTTCGTTACTTTATTCTGATGATACAAATTCTCGCTTTGCAGGACATCGTCGTTTTAACCCCATTCCAAATCCTGATGCAGAATTAAGATTTTTTGAGGCTGCCGAACAGCTTTTTACGTTAGGTTATACTCTAGGGTCTTCTTCTGAAGTTCGGGTACCTACGCATGTAAATAATCATTTGGTTCGTGGAATTTTCGCTTACTTGAAGCAAACCTGCCGCTACAGTGCTGCTctaaatctttttgaaaagctcCGGGTGTCAATTCCAGAGGTATCGGTTTTGCTTGCTGAACTATACTTACTAATGGACCATGAAGTGCATGCTGTTCGTATCTTGCATGATTCATTGCTAAAACAAAGAATGTCCGCTAGTTTGCTTATTGTTCAAGTTAAGTTTCTGATTTCAAAAGAGCGCTATGACCTTGCACTTATCTGTGCTAAGCGCGCCGTTCATGCTTCTCCATCAGAATTTGCAACTTGGGCATGTTTGGCTGATGTATACTTGCATTTGGAGGATTTTAAATCAGCGTTGTTAGCTCTAAACTCCTGTCCCATGTATACTTACTATGAAAGAGATGCTTATCCTTTGCCTCCTAGTGCTCGTGCTCATTTACCATTTCCTGTCAATTTTCCTAAAGAAGAACTGGAAGTTGAAAATAATGCGCAGAACGGTTATACAGTTTCTACCGAAATTACCGATCCTTACTTAGCTCGCCTACCATCTCCCAGTCTTCGTGGTACATTTGCGAAGGCATATGAAATGCTCACCCTTATATGTGCCAAAATAGGTTGGGATGAACTATTGCGGGTTCGTTCAGCTGTCTTTGTGATGGAAGAAGAATATAGATCCTTAAATGATATTACAGAAGGAAACGCTTCTCCCGATCAAAACGAAGTTGCAGAAGAAAGCGTTGCAGAAGAAGTTGTTGGTTTAGACAAACCAGAAACATCTGTTGGTtctcttccaaaaaatgccACTGTTCAGAGTAAACGTCTCTGTGAGCGCTGGCTAGATAATCTTTTTATGGTTTTATATGAGGATTTACGTGTATTTACGATTTGGCGCGCTGAATATACTCACTTTAAATCTCAAGGTCTAGCTTACAGAAAAGCTCCTGCAGAATGGGAAATACTAGGTGAGGTTGCTTTTCGGTTGCATCATCGTGTTGAGGCTGTTGAAGCATTCTGCGCTTGCTTGGAAAGtatgttttcttttaaggCCTGGAAAACtcttttgataatttattCAGAAGACAATAATATTGAGCTCGTTTTGACCGCTATCGCTAAATTAACACTTTATAACTACCGATGGTATCAAGAG TATTCCCCCTTTCTTCTGgagcaaatgaaaaatcGCATTATGCAAGATGGCGctttgaagatgaagagtATCCTTGCTTCTACTAGACTTGATCCGTATATCCTTAATCTTATACATAAGCTGTATTTTGAATGGGCTATCGCCTTTCAAATTCCTGGCCATGAATTGTAA
- a CDS encoding uncharacterized protein (Schizosaccharomyces pombe specific protein) encodes MIQDGDFVFQKAKKGTTIPKARKKTLTKDLQVQVAKELEQESSSTFRFAYVFPRKAQNHYYSPSRTHTSSIKKKRPKLCSNINLTPWSLIDSTSNKSIREQSREMGIISIQKWAEQARMRSLCFPKN; translated from the exons ATGATCCAGGATGGTGACTTTGTATTCCAAAAAGCGAAGAAGGGCACTACG ATACCCAAGGCAAGGAAAAAGACATTAACAAAAGATTTACAAGTACAAGTGGCGAAAGAGCTGGAGCAAGAATCATCGTCAACTTTCCGATTTGCTTACGTCTTCCCTAGAAAAGCCCAAAATCACTATTATTCACCGAGTCGGACACATACAAGTagcataaaaaagaagaggcCTAAATTGTGTTCTAATATAAACCTGACACCTTGGTCATTGATTGATTCGACATCTAATAAATCTATTAGAGAACAATCTCGAGAAATGGGGATTATAAGCATACAAAAGTGGGCTGAACAAGCAAGGATGCGCTCACTCtgctttccaaaaaattaa